The sequence below is a genomic window from Tenacibaculum tangerinum.
CTAGTGCCAAATCGCCTGCTTGATTAAACCCTTTCCCCCAGTTTTCTACTCCGATAAGTGCTATTTTTTGTCCGTCTTTTTCAATATACGTATGCTCGTTTAACAACAGTTCAAAACCTATTTTTGGATGAATATCTTTTATTCCTTGAAAATTGGCTTTCTTATCTTCGGGAGTCTTCCAATCAGAATAATCGCCGTAATCGTGATTTCCGAGTATTGAATACTTTCCCATGGGCGCTTTTAACTCAGAAAACATCGGAATCCAATCGTCCATTTCATACGCAAAGTTATTAACGATATCTCCCGTAAATAGGATGATATCCGACTGTTGCTCGTTAATTAAATCAACTCCGTATTGTATTTTCTCTTTATTATCAAAACTTCCAGAATGAATATCGGTAATATGCGATATCGTAACGCCGTCGAAAGCTTCTGGTAAATCTTTAAATTTTAATTGATATTTAATAACCTTGTAGTTAAACTTTCCTTTAAATACTCCGTATAACAAACTTGCCAAAGGAATGGCAGCTATTCCTAACGCCAATTGCGATAAAAATTTCCTGCGCCCTGTCAATGGCTTTACTTCCGAAGTAAAAAAAGAAAACCATCGTTGTACCCATCTCACAACATCTTCTCCAAAAAGCAATAGCATAACAACAATTTTAGGTACTAAAGCTATGAGCAACCAACCAAATGCCCATTGAAACGTAACGGTTTGTCCGTCACCTCTATTCATTGAAGAAACCGTATAAAAAAAGTGTCCGTAAATCAGCAAACTAATAAAAAGCACCACCCATTTTAACGCTTTAATTTTGGTGGCTGTCTTCAACGCTTGAAACGTGTAATATTCTGAGATTATTAGTAAAACACCTATAACGGCAAAAGTAATGATGACTCTACGTGGCATATTAAAAATTTTAGCAAATTTACTTCTTTTAAATTTTAACGATTTGATTTTTAGAAGAGTTTAACAATCTTCTTGCGATTTGTAAAATTGATTTTCAACATCCTGCAAAGTTTCGTAGTTTTACCGATAGAATATTTGTTGGCAACACGTACCTGCTTTTTGGTAAAAAAATCGCTTTCAATAGATTATTTTCAACAGACTTAAAACATAGCATGGCACATCAAAAACGACTTTTTTTACTCGACGCATACGCTTTAATTTTTAGAGGATATTATGCGTTTATTAAAAACCCACGCATTAACTCTAAAGGGCTCGATACTTCAGCAATTATGGGGTTTACCAACTCTTTACTAGATGTTATTAAACGTGAAAAACCCGATTATTTAGCCGTGTGTTTTGATAAAGGGGGTAGTGTAGATCGTGTAGAAGCGTTTGAAGCTTATAAAGCCAACCGACAAGAAACCCCAGAAGCCATTCGTTTAGCCGTTCCGTATATCGAAAAAATATTAAAGGCGATGAATATTCCTGCGATTATAAAAGAAGGGTATGAAGCCGATGATATTATTGGTACACTTGCTAAAAAAGCTGAAAAACAAGGCTTACAAACCTACATGGTAACTCCTGATAAAGATTTTGCACAATTGGTGTCTGATAATATTTTTATGTACCGCCCACCTCGTATGGGAAATGGGTACGAAAAATGGGGTGTTGAAGAAGTAAAAGAGAAGTTTGGCGTAGAAAACCCCTTGCAGGTAATTGATTTTTTAGGAATGATGGGCGATTCTGTTGATAACATTCCTGGGTTGCCCGGTGTTGGTGAAAAAACTGCGAAAAAATTTATTGCCACCTACGGAAGTATGGAAGGCTTGTTCGAGCATATTGATGAGCTTAAAGGAAAAATGAAAGAAAAGGTAGCAGCCAATCAAGAATTAGGATTGCTTTCTAAAAAACTAGCGACCATTATGCTAGATGTTCCTGTAGAGCTAGAATTGGATAAATTGGTTTTTGAACAACCTAATATCGAAGCCACCAAAGAAATTTTTACCGAATTAGAATTTCGTCGTTTAACAGAGAATTTCTTAAAAACATTCGCCACTAGTGAAGTCGCTTCGACTACCAGCGACCAAAACAACAACTCAAACAAATCAACTGCGAGTACAGAGCGTAGCCAAAGCACAAATGCTTCAGGTCAGTTTGATTTGTTTGCTACTCCTGGTAGCGGAACTGCTGCTAATGACACCCATATCAACGGCTTTAAAACCATTGAAAACACCAATCATTTTTATCAATTAGTAGACACCGCTCTATCAAGAAAATTGTTGTTAGAAAAATTACTACAACAAACTTCTGTGTGTTTTGATACAGAAACTACAGGATTAAAAGCCTTAGAAGTTGAATTGATTGGAGTCGCTTTTTCTTGGGAAGCAGGTAAAGGTTATTATGTGTCATTTCCTGAAAATCAAGAAGAAACCACTGCTATTTTAGAAGAATTTCGTCCGTTTTTTGAAAATGAAACCATCGAAAAAATAGGTCATAATTTAAAGTACGACATCAAAGTGCTATCTAACTATGGCATGCCCGTAAAAGGAAAATTGTTTGACACCATGATTGCGCATTATTTAATAAATCCAGATATGCGCCATAACATGGATGTATTGGCTGAAACCTATTTGAATTATCAACCTGTATCAATTACAGAACTCATTGGTAAAAAAGGAAAAAATCAACTTTCAATGCGACAAGTTGCATTGCCAGAACAAACCGAATATGCGGTAGAAGATGCAGATGTTACGTATCAGTTAAAAGAACATTTTTCAAAAGAGCTAGAAAGCGGTAATGTTACCAAACTCTTTAACGAAGTCGAAACACCTTTGGTGTCGGTATTGAGTGCCATGGAAATTGAGGGGATAAATTTAGATACCGACTTTTTAAAAACCCTTTCAAAAGCCTTATCTAAAGACATTTTACAGTTAGAACAAAATATATACGAACAAGCTGGTGAAGAGTTTAATATTGCTTCACCCAAACAATTGGGCCCTATTCTATTCGACAAACTAAAGTTAGTTGACAAGCCTAAAAAGACGAAAACTGGACAATATTCTACTGCGGAAGATGTGCTTTCGTATTTGGCGAAAGACCATCAAATTGTTGCCGATATTTTAGAATACCGTCAGTATAAAAAGTTACAAAGCACCTATGTAGATGCGCTTCCTAATGAAATCAACCCAAAAACAGGAAGAGTACATACCGTATATGCCCAAGCGGTGGCAGCTACAGGACGTTTAAGCTCTAACAATCCGAACTTACAAAACATTCCAATTCGTACAAAACGTGGACAAGAAGTACGGAAGGCTTTTATTCCTAGAGACGAAAATTATGTGTTACTAGCAGCCGATTACAGCCAGATAGAATTGAGAATTATTGCTGCTTTAAGCGAAGAAGAGACCATGATTAAAGCGTTTCAAGAAGGAGAAGATATTCACGCTTCTACCGCAGCAAAAGTATTCAATGTGCCTATTGATGAAGTTACCCGTGAGCAACGTAGCAATGCGAAAACCGTAAACTTTGGAATTATCTATGGGGTTTCTGCTTTCGGATTGAGCAATCAAACGGATTTAAATCGTAAAGAAGCCAAAGAGTTAATTGATACTTATTATGCAACCTACCCGAAGCTACGAAATTATATGTCTAAACAGGTAGATTTTGCTCGTGAACATGGTTATGTAGAAACGGTATTGCACCGTCGTCGTTATTTGAAAGACATTAATTCTCGAAATGCAATTGTGCGTGGTGCTGCGGAGAGAAATGCGGTAAACGCCCCAATACAAGGCTCTGCCGCCGATATTATAAAGCTTGCCATGATAAACATTTACCAGCGTTTTGAGCAAGAAAACTTCCGATCAAAAATGTTACTACAGGTGCATGACGAATTGGTATTCGACACCCATAAAGAGGAATTAGACATCATTAAACCGATTATTAAGCAAGAAATGGAAAATGCGTTTGTAATGAGCGTTCCTTTAGATGTTGAAATTGACACGGGTGCTAATTGGTTAGAGGCGCATTAAAGTTTGAATTCGTTTTACCACTAGCAACTATAGAGGGGTATAACTAAGATAAACTGTATGGTATAAAACGATCAATAAAAAATTTCGCTTACTTTTATTTGAAGCATGTTTTTTTATAAAATTTTAGTACCTTGGCAGTCTTCAAAAATGGGGCATTAGCTCAGTTGGCTAGAGCGTTTGACTGGCAGTCAAAAGGTCATCGGTTCGACTCCGATATGCTCCACTTTTCTTTTTCAGATAGCATAACAATTTAACTGCTTTTATAACCTGTTTAAAATCAACAAGATGATATCCCGAACTCACGTTAATACGGTAAGTTGGCTACTTCTACAAAATTGATCGCTGGGTTGTATAATTCTAGTATTATTGCTTTGATTTCGGTCATAAAATCCTCCAGCTTTTCTTGAGTAATTGCGTTGTCTGGCGTTCGATAATTGGAAGAAAAATTCATTTGCAAAAAGCCACTTTTAAGGTTTTTAAATGAAATAATTCCCGCCTCCAAAGGTTTTTCAAAATGAAACTGCGTATGTTGGGTATACAAAAAGGCGTATAACATCACCTGTATTGCCTTGTGGTATTTTAACTCACGTATTGCCTCAAAATCGAGTACTTTTAAATGGGTGCTTTCTACTTTTCCTGTTTTATAGTCGATAATTCTGGTCACCCCATTGAGTTCATCGATTCGGTCGACAATTCCTTTTATTTTTACAGGAAAATCAATTCCTTCCACTCTAATTTCTGAAGACAACTCTTGCTCTGTGGCAATGATTTTTAGTTGGTTGTTTTCATCTTTTAATAAGTGTTTCTCCTTACTTAAAAAATTTTCTACAAAACGATTGGCAACTTCAAAAATCAGTCGGTTTTTCCCTGTAGTAATATCTCCATTTTTAAAGTGTTTCGAAAAATAATACGTCACCAACTCGGTTGTTTTTTGCTGCATCTTTTCAATGTCTTTTACCTGCAAAAATTTTCCCTCAAAGGGTTTGTATAGCTCTTCTAAGGTATCGTGTACCACCGTTCCCATGGTATTTGCTGCAACGGTTTCTTCTACGTCTTCTAACTCATTAATTTTTAAAATTTTCTGCTTGTAAAACACCATCGGATTGTATAAGTAGCTGGTAATCGCTGATGGAGAAATTCCTTTTTCAGCCAACTCTTGTAAGCGTATTAATACGTTTTGGTCTTTTTGAATTTCTTTTAATAAAATGGGCATGCTTACTACTTTCGGACTCACTACTGTTTCGGTAATATCGTTTCGCATCATTTCTAACTGTGTTACAAAACGACTTTTTTCTCCACTTCCAAACACGTCATGTTCGGTATTGTACAAAATGTAAATATTCTTTGCTCGTTGTAATAATCGAAAAAAGTGATACGAAAATAGCGCATCTTTTTCTCTGTATGTTGGGAGTCCGAAGGCTGTTTTTACATCAAACGGAATAAAGGTGTTTTGTTGATGATTGCCTGGCAAAATACCTTCATTTACCGAAGTAATAATGACGTTTTCAAAATCTAATACCCGCGTTTCTAACACTCCCATTAATTGTAATCCTTGCAACGGTTCTCCTTGAAAAGACAAACTTTCCGACTGTATTAATTGCCTAAAAAACTGATGTAAGGTTTTTAAATCTTGTACATATCCGAATTCATGGTGTAGGTTTTGCAGTTGAGTGAAGGCTGTATAAAAACGGAATAGGTATTCTTTTTCTAAGGCATTTGCATGCTCTTTAAGCAAGTTTATCAACTCAATAATTCTGTTTACAAACTCATGAATTGATACAAACGGATTGAAAATAGGGCTTATTTTTTCTTTAATCTCTTTATCGAGTGCCGTGAGGTAAACATCAATTTTTTTCTGACTGATAAAGGTATTGTTTTCTTTGGCAATGGCTTCTGAAAGTGTGTCTGCAAGATTCGTATGCTCCTCTACTTGTAATACTCGGTATATCGAAGCGTCTTTTACTAGCCGAACGACGTCTTTATGGTAAAAAAAGTTGTCTTCTTTTTTTCTAGCTTTTCTTGATTGATGAATAACTGAAAAATAGCAGCGATTAAACTTGTGGTGGGAACATCTCTTAACGGATATCCCATGGTAATATTAATAGCGTCTACACTTTTAGGTAACGAGTTTAGGGTAACAGGCAACAGGGTTTCATCTGCCAAAACCAAGGCTGTATTTTGATAATTAGGTAGTTTTTCTAAAATTTCTCCTGCATATTTTAGCTGTGTTATGTTTTTAGAAGCGCCTATGACTTCGATATGTTTTTTTTCTGAAAAGTACTCTTTAATTGTTTGAATTGGCTGCTGTTGGTAGTATTTCCATCGGGTTGTATACTTTCTTAAAAAGCTTCCTGCTTGGTGTTTACTTTCATAAAATGTTCGGTCAATATCCCAATAGGCTGCTGCATTTCCGTTTAATAAAAATGTTTCAAACAGTAATTCTTCTGCAGCATTTAAGGCATTAAAGCCTATAAAAAAATAGTTTTTTTGCTGATTTTTAGTAATATAATCTGCTACTTTTTTGGTTGCCTCTCGGTATAAAACTCCTTGATATCCGATATTATTTTCGACTAAAAACTGATAAAAGGCATCGTAGTAATTGTTCAATTTTTCCATAAAAGAAAAATGATCTTTCATCAGTTCTGTTTCTTTGAATTCTCCTTTTACCGACCATTTACGCAACCGGTGGATGTCTCGTAAATACACAAAAATATCTTTTGTGTTAATTAAATGCTGGTCTATTTCATTAAAATCTTGCAACAGGGTAAATGCCCATGACGAAAACACATCGAATGTATCTGGATTTTCTTCTTGCTCTTTGTAAATAGTATAAAAATGGAAAAGGAGTTGCACCGCATCGATCTTTTTCATTTCAGCGATTCCTTCAACAAAATCACCAATATTGACAATCTCTGGTAAAAATCCTGACGAAATTTTATGCTTAAAGGTTTCTTTTACAAAAACGCCTGCTCTCTGAGAGGGCAATACAAACACCACATTTTCAAATGACTTGGTATGTTGTAAAATAGTATCTAACGTTTCTGAAATAAAAGATTGCATGTTGTAAGTAATAGGTTTTAGGTACTAGGTAAAAGGGTGTTTGCTTTTTATCTTTTGTTCTTTAACCTAACCCGAAAGTACGATTTTTATCCTATTTTTGATACTACAAACAGTATAATTCATGAACACTACCAATACTTTAAAAGTAGCTTTGATACAATCGGATTTGGTTTGGGAGAATCCGACAGCAAACAGAAAACAATTTGAAGAAAAAATCAATGCTTTATCAGAGGATATTGATGTAGTTGTATTGCCCGAAATGTTTACTACGGGTTTCACCATGAATGCTGCTGCCGTTGCTGAAACCATGGAAGGTGAAACGGTACAATGGCTTCAAAACCTAGCGCAAAAAAAGGGACTGCGATTACTGGAAGTATTATCATTCGTGAAAACAATCACTTTTACAATCGTTTGTTGTTTGTGCATCCTTCAGGAAAAATTAATTCGTATGATAAAAAGCATACGTTTACCCTAGCAGGCGAGCATGAGGTGTTTTCTTCGGGAACTGATAGAATTATGGTTGATTATAAAGGCTGGAAAATTTGTCCGCTTATTTGTTATGATTTGCGTTTTCCTGTATGGGCTAGAAATACCGAAAATTACGATGTGTTACTCTACGTAGCGAGTTGGCCAAAACCTCGTATTGAAGCTTGGGACAGCTTATTAAAAGCTCGTGCTATTGAAAATATGAGTTATGCAATAGGCGTAAATAGAGTGGGGTTTGATGCCAACAACTATGAATATACGGGTAATACCGTTTGTTACGACACTTTAGGAAATTGTTTGGCTAAAAGTGATAGTGGTAATACAGCGACACTTATTGTTACCTTAGATAAAGAACAACAGCAGTCTTTACGCACTAAGTTTTCCTTTTTAGCAGATAGAGATCGTTTTGAGTTCGTGTAGAATTGAATAGGTGAAGTGATCATAAAAAAAGCATTAAGAGACTAATTTCTTAATGCTTTTTTTAATCTTCTAACCAACCTTCGGTTGGTCTATAAAATATAGTCGGTATTGATAAAATTACTTTTTTTACTATCTAACAATTCTTGTAAAATTTCGTTGTTATAGCTGTTGTCTTTTGCGGCTACAAAAGTTCGTATTGAGAATGAGCGTAGCGCATCGTGTATACTTAACGTTCCTACTGCAGAGTCTTTTCTACCTGTGAACGGAAACACATCTGGTCCTCGTTGGCACAAGCTGTTTAGATTAACTCTACACACCAAATTTACTAATACATCGATAAGTGGTGCTACCGTATGAATGTCTTTTCCAAAGAGGCTCACTTGTTGCCCGTAATCAGAAGCCGCCATATCGTCTAACGGTTCTTGTATGTCTTTAAACGTCATAATAGGTACTACTGGACCAAATTGCTCTTCATGGTACACACGCATATTTTTATTTACTGGAAAAAGTACTGCCGGAAAAATATAGTTTTCGGTTCTTTCTCCTCCTTTTTCATTAATAATGTTTGCCCCTTTAGCTTGTGCATCATCAATCAGTCCTTGTATATACGCTGGTTTGTCAGGTTCTGGTAAGGGTGTTAAAAAGGCATTTTCATCCCATGGGTTTCCAAAAGGCAGGGCATCTACTTTAGCACTAAACTTTTTGTTGAATTCTTCTGCTATCGATTCGTGCACATACATAATTTTTAAGGCAGTACATCGCTGTCCGTTGAATGATAGCGACCCTAAAACGCATTCTGAAACCGCTAAATCTATGTTCGCATCTGGTAAAATAATAGCCGGATTTTTGGCTTCCAATCCTAATATTAATCGGAGTTTATTTTTACTTGGATGTAAATCTTGCAACGCTATCGCCGATTTACTGTTTCCTATTAAAGAAAGTACGGTTACCAATCCTGATTTCATGATCGGTGCTGCTACAGCTCTTCCTCTTCCGTATAAAATATTGATAACTCCCTTCGGAAAGGCTGCATGAAAGGCTTTTAATAATGGAGACAGTAGCAGAACACCAAACTTTGCAGGTTTAAACACTACGGTATTTCCCATAATTAACGCTGGAATTAACAGGGCAAACGTTTCGTTTAACGGATAGTTATAAGGACCTAAACATAGTACAACGCCTAAAGGGCTGCGTTTAATCATGGCATTGATGCCTTGTACTTTGGTAAAGCGTGCTCCTTCATGGTTAAGCACTTTATATTCTTCTATTGTATCATAAATATATTCTACCGTTCTGTCAAACTCTTTTTCACTGTCGGCTTTATTTTTTCCAATTTCCCACATTAAGAGTTTTACCACTTCGCTTCTGGTTTCCTTCATTTGCTGTACAAAGTTTTCCATACATTTAATACGGTCTTGCACTTTCATGGTTGGCCACACTCCCTGTCCATTGTTAAAAGCATTGTGAGAAGAGTTAATCGCTTCTAGGGCTTCTTTTTCTCCCATGCTTGGAATAGATCCTAAGACGGTAGGCGCATACTCTGGCGTGCTTGAAATGGTTGAAATAACTTCTGTAGTCGCTCCTTTCCATGTTTTTAATATTCCATCAATTAAATATTCTCTTTGATGTATTGGCTCACCTAATTGTGCGCTTTTTGGAATCTCACTCATAAGTATTTGTATTTTGTTTACTGTTTTATGTATATCATTTACGTCGCTTCAACTTCGCTCAGTACTCGTTTAATGACGCTCCCTGAAACCTTTACGCAGGAATCATCCATTTAAAATTGAACTTGGTATCGGGTATTACCATTCGTTCGGTAATTCGGTACATTCTTTCTGGTAATTTCAGTAAGAAATCACGTGCTTTTTCGGCTTCTGGTGTTAAATTGGTAATCTTATCAATTTCCCAAGTTTCATTTAATTTTTTCAAAATATCTACATAGTCAAAGCCTGTATATACCCCTATTCTTTGAGCTACCGTTGAGAAGTCGTTAAACAAGCTTCCTTTAGTACCGAATGATTCTCTTAAATGCATGGCAGGCATAATTATTTTGTGTTTCATCATGTATTGAAATGCCAACATCATTTCACTAGGATCTATTTTAAAAATTTCTTTTACAAACTCGGTATATGCTAAGTGATGACGCATTTCGTCTCCTGCAATAATACGAGACATTTTTGCCAAAGCTTTATGTCCTTTTTTCTTCGCTATTTTTGCCACATTCAAATGCGAAATATAGGTTGCTAGCTCTTGAAAACTGGTATATACAAAGTTTTTATAGGGGTCGGTAGCCGTACCAATATCAAATCCGTCAGCAATTAAATGTTGGGTAGATATTTCTACCTCACGCATGTTTACTCTTCCTGAAAGATATAAGTATTTATTTAATACATCTCCGTGACGATTTTCTTCAGCAGTCCAAGCGCGAATCCATTTTGCCCAGCCATTGTCTGGTTTCTGCTTTATTCCCTCCAAATCTAATAACCAAGATTCGTAAGTTGGCAGTGCTTCTTCTGTAATGGTATCTCCTACTAGAACCACCCAAAAATCATCATCGAGTTCTTTAGAAAGTTCTTGAATTTCTTGTACTTCGTCTATAAAAGAATCTTGTTGGGAGTTGGGTAAAAAGTCGGTTGGTTGCCAAATTTTTTCGATGGGAACTAAGAATTTGTCTACAAAACTGTCAATGTTTTTTTCCAGCGTTTGCATTACTTCCTTTCTAATGTTTTGTATTGACATAATTTAAGGGTTTCTAATTTATTGTTGTTTGTTTGTTTTTGTTTAATATATGGCAGATTTTACAGCTGCTTCTGTTTTAGCGACTAGCTCATCAAATGGTAAACTATTAACTTTTATTGGCTGATGAGTCGTAATTTTTATCGGACTTCCAAGTCCTAACGGGAATTTTCCGTATTTGAATACTTTCCAAGAGTTGTTAATTGACAAAGGTACTACATATCCTTCAGGATTGTACTTCGCAATCATTTTAAGTCCGTTTACAGAAAATGATTTCGGTTTTCCTGTTCTGCTTCTTGTTCCTTCTGGAAAAATAGCTGCTGACCATTTATTTTTGTTGATTCTCTTGGCAAACTTTGCTAGTTCAGACAGGGCTTGTTTCGCATCTTTTCTATCAATTAAAGCTGCGCCGCCGTGTTTCAAATTGAATGATATGCTTGGAATTCCTTTTCCTAATTCTTTTTTAGATACAAACTTGGGGTTGTGTTTTCTAAAATACCAAATAATGGGTGGTATATCGAAGGTACTTTGATGGTTTGCTACGAAAATTAGTGTTGTGTTTTCTGGTAAGTGATGTTTATTTTCAACTTGAACTCGAATTCCTAAAATTAATAATGATTTTATAAGAAACCAATTCATGATATTGACTACTTTTTGATGCCCTTTTTGACCAAAAAGGTGTAATCCTAACCATTGTAGTGGATGAAAAATTAATAATAAAGAAAAAAACACCAATGCAAAGATTGATGAAAGTATATAACTTAAAGCCTTCATTCTATTTAGTTGTTTTGTTTTTTGCTCAGTATTTTAAATACGTCGAAATCGGTGTACGTAATACGGATTTCGGTATAAATTTTTTAACTGGATAAAAATAGAAAATCCCGCAGAAGCGGGACTATTATTTTATTTTAAAACCAAGTACTCCAAGGAATTCTTGTCAGAATTAGTACTAATGCTAGTCCGTAAAAAATGGCAAATGTTTTAAACTTCGCTTCACTTTTTACTTGTTTTTTATGTTTTGACCATCCTATGGTTATTAATACAATCGCAATAATCATGGTTAATGGATGCTCTAAGGCTAACAAACGAGTCATTGGCTCGCTCATAACTTCACTCCCATTTGTTTTTAAGGATTTGTACCAAGGTGACATAAAATACCATCCTAAACCGATTAATAACTGAATATGAGCCGTAATTAAGGTAAACAACCCTAAGCGGAATTCTTTGTGTGTAAATTCTTTTTTCTGAGTTAATCCTATTATTGCATTTACTACAGTATAAATTAATACAGCCAATACGATATATGCCCAATAAGAGTGCAACGTTTTCATCATGATTTTATACATTTTTTAATTCGTGTAAAAATACTGAATTTTCTGTATAAAAAAACCACCTCGTTTGAGGTGGTTTTGAGTTTATTTATAACTGTGATACTAGAAATTATATCTTAAAGAGAAATTCCAAGTTCTTCCGAAACCAAAGAAAACTTTATTATCAGTATTAATTCCTCTATGAGTATCATCTCCAGGCTCAACAGCATAGTTAGTTGCTGATTCTGCAAT
It includes:
- a CDS encoding metallophosphoesterase, whose translation is MPRRVIITFAVIGVLLIISEYYTFQALKTATKIKALKWVVLFISLLIYGHFFYTVSSMNRGDGQTVTFQWAFGWLLIALVPKIVVMLLLFGEDVVRWVQRWFSFFTSEVKPLTGRRKFLSQLALGIAAIPLASLLYGVFKGKFNYKVIKYQLKFKDLPEAFDGVTISHITDIHSGSFDNKEKIQYGVDLINEQQSDIILFTGDIVNNFAYEMDDWIPMFSELKAPMGKYSILGNHDYGDYSDWKTPEDKKANFQGIKDIHPKIGFELLLNEHTYIEKDGQKIALIGVENWGKGFNQAGDLALASKGVQQEDFKILLSHDPSHWEYKVKKDDFNYQLTLSGHTHGLQFGIEIPGWIKWSPAKYVYKQWAGLYEEFGRYVNVNRGFGYHAFPGRVGIWPEITVIELKKA
- the polA gene encoding DNA polymerase I — protein: MAHQKRLFLLDAYALIFRGYYAFIKNPRINSKGLDTSAIMGFTNSLLDVIKREKPDYLAVCFDKGGSVDRVEAFEAYKANRQETPEAIRLAVPYIEKILKAMNIPAIIKEGYEADDIIGTLAKKAEKQGLQTYMVTPDKDFAQLVSDNIFMYRPPRMGNGYEKWGVEEVKEKFGVENPLQVIDFLGMMGDSVDNIPGLPGVGEKTAKKFIATYGSMEGLFEHIDELKGKMKEKVAANQELGLLSKKLATIMLDVPVELELDKLVFEQPNIEATKEIFTELEFRRLTENFLKTFATSEVASTTSDQNNNSNKSTASTERSQSTNASGQFDLFATPGSGTAANDTHINGFKTIENTNHFYQLVDTALSRKLLLEKLLQQTSVCFDTETTGLKALEVELIGVAFSWEAGKGYYVSFPENQEETTAILEEFRPFFENETIEKIGHNLKYDIKVLSNYGMPVKGKLFDTMIAHYLINPDMRHNMDVLAETYLNYQPVSITELIGKKGKNQLSMRQVALPEQTEYAVEDADVTYQLKEHFSKELESGNVTKLFNEVETPLVSVLSAMEIEGINLDTDFLKTLSKALSKDILQLEQNIYEQAGEEFNIASPKQLGPILFDKLKLVDKPKKTKTGQYSTAEDVLSYLAKDHQIVADILEYRQYKKLQSTYVDALPNEINPKTGRVHTVYAQAVAATGRLSSNNPNLQNIPIRTKRGQEVRKAFIPRDENYVLLAADYSQIELRIIAALSEEETMIKAFQEGEDIHASTAAKVFNVPIDEVTREQRSNAKTVNFGIIYGVSAFGLSNQTDLNRKEAKELIDTYYATYPKLRNYMSKQVDFAREHGYVETVLHRRRYLKDINSRNAIVRGAAERNAVNAPIQGSAADIIKLAMINIYQRFEQENFRSKMLLQVHDELVFDTHKEELDIIKPIIKQEMENAFVMSVPLDVEIDTGANWLEAH
- a CDS encoding PD-(D/E)XK nuclease family protein, with translation MINLLKEHANALEKEYLFRFYTAFTQLQNLHHEFGYVQDLKTLHQFFRQLIQSESLSFQGEPLQGLQLMGVLETRVLDFENVIITSVNEGILPGNHQQNTFIPFDVKTAFGLPTYREKDALFSYHFFRLLQRAKNIYILYNTEHDVFGSGEKSRFVTQLEMMRNDITETVVSPKVVSMPILLKEIQKDQNVLIRLQELAEKGISPSAITSYLYNPMVFYKQKILKINELEDVEETVAANTMGTVVHDTLEELYKPFEGKFLQVKDIEKMQQKTTELVTYYFSKHFKNGDITTGKNRLIFEVANRFVENFLSKEKHLLKDENNQLKIIATEQELSSEIRVEGIDFPVKIKGIVDRIDELNGVTRIIDYKTGKVESTHLKVLDFEAIRELKYHKAIQVMLYAFLYTQHTQFHFEKPLEAGIISFKNLKSGFLQMNFSSNYRTPDNAITQEKLEDFMTEIKAIILELYNPAINFVEVANLPY
- a CDS encoding NADP-dependent glyceraldehyde-3-phosphate dehydrogenase; the protein is MSEIPKSAQLGEPIHQREYLIDGILKTWKGATTEVISTISSTPEYAPTVLGSIPSMGEKEALEAINSSHNAFNNGQGVWPTMKVQDRIKCMENFVQQMKETRSEVVKLLMWEIGKNKADSEKEFDRTVEYIYDTIEEYKVLNHEGARFTKVQGINAMIKRSPLGVVLCLGPYNYPLNETFALLIPALIMGNTVVFKPAKFGVLLLSPLLKAFHAAFPKGVINILYGRGRAVAAPIMKSGLVTVLSLIGNSKSAIALQDLHPSKNKLRLILGLEAKNPAIILPDANIDLAVSECVLGSLSFNGQRCTALKIMYVHESIAEEFNKKFSAKVDALPFGNPWDENAFLTPLPEPDKPAYIQGLIDDAQAKGANIINEKGGERTENYIFPAVLFPVNKNMRVYHEEQFGPVVPIMTFKDIQEPLDDMAASDYGQQVSLFGKDIHTVAPLIDVLVNLVCRVNLNSLCQRGPDVFPFTGRKDSAVGTLSIHDALRSFSIRTFVAAKDNSYNNEILQELLDSKKSNFINTDYIL
- a CDS encoding acyl-ACP desaturase translates to MSIQNIRKEVMQTLEKNIDSFVDKFLVPIEKIWQPTDFLPNSQQDSFIDEVQEIQELSKELDDDFWVVLVGDTITEEALPTYESWLLDLEGIKQKPDNGWAKWIRAWTAEENRHGDVLNKYLYLSGRVNMREVEISTQHLIADGFDIGTATDPYKNFVYTSFQELATYISHLNVAKIAKKKGHKALAKMSRIIAGDEMRHHLAYTEFVKEIFKIDPSEMMLAFQYMMKHKIIMPAMHLRESFGTKGSLFNDFSTVAQRIGVYTGFDYVDILKKLNETWEIDKITNLTPEAEKARDFLLKLPERMYRITERMVIPDTKFNFKWMIPA
- a CDS encoding lysophospholipid acyltransferase family protein, with the translated sequence MKALSYILSSIFALVFFSLLLIFHPLQWLGLHLFGQKGHQKVVNIMNWFLIKSLLILGIRVQVENKHHLPENTTLIFVANHQSTFDIPPIIWYFRKHNPKFVSKKELGKGIPSISFNLKHGGAALIDRKDAKQALSELAKFAKRINKNKWSAAIFPEGTRSRTGKPKSFSVNGLKMIAKYNPEGYVVPLSINNSWKVFKYGKFPLGLGSPIKITTHQPIKVNSLPFDELVAKTEAAVKSAIY